One window of Streptomyces sp. FIT100 genomic DNA carries:
- the xylA gene encoding xylose isomerase, whose translation MSDRFTPTPQDKFTFGLWTVGWQGRDPFGEATRPALDPVESVERLAELGAHGVTFHDDDLIPFGSSDAQREAVVKRFKDALERTGLKVPMATTNLFTHPVFKDGAFTANDRDVRRYALRKTIRNIDLAVELGATTYVAWGGREGAESGAAKDVRVALDRMKEAFDLLGEYVTEQGYDLRFAIEPKPNEPRGDILLPTIGHALAFIERLERPELVGVNPETGHEQMAGLNFPHGIAQALWAGKLYHIDLNGQSGIKYDQDFRFGAGDLRQAFWLVDLLETAGYEGPRHFDFKPVRTDGFDGVWESAKNCMRNYLILKERAAAFRADSEVQEALVASRLDELARPTAADGLKALLADASAYEEFDVDGAAERSMAFERLDQLAMEHLLGVR comes from the coding sequence ATGTCCGATCGCTTCACTCCCACCCCGCAGGACAAGTTCACCTTCGGTCTGTGGACCGTCGGCTGGCAGGGCCGCGACCCCTTCGGCGAGGCCACCCGCCCGGCCCTCGACCCCGTCGAGTCCGTCGAGCGCCTGGCCGAGCTCGGTGCGCACGGTGTGACCTTCCACGACGACGACCTGATCCCGTTCGGCTCCTCGGACGCCCAGCGCGAGGCGGTCGTCAAGCGCTTCAAGGACGCGCTGGAGCGCACCGGCCTCAAGGTGCCGATGGCGACCACCAACCTCTTCACGCACCCCGTCTTCAAGGACGGCGCCTTCACCGCGAACGACCGCGACGTGCGCCGCTACGCCCTGCGCAAGACCATCCGCAACATCGACCTCGCCGTCGAGCTCGGCGCCACCACCTACGTCGCCTGGGGCGGCCGCGAGGGCGCCGAGTCCGGCGCCGCCAAGGACGTCCGGGTCGCGCTCGACCGGATGAAGGAGGCATTCGACCTCCTCGGCGAGTACGTCACCGAGCAGGGCTACGACCTGCGCTTCGCCATCGAGCCCAAGCCCAACGAGCCCCGCGGCGACATCCTGCTGCCGACCATCGGCCACGCCCTCGCCTTCATCGAGCGCCTGGAGCGCCCCGAGCTGGTCGGCGTCAACCCGGAGACCGGCCACGAGCAGATGGCCGGCCTGAACTTCCCGCACGGCATCGCCCAGGCGCTGTGGGCGGGCAAGCTGTACCACATCGACCTCAACGGCCAGTCCGGCATCAAGTACGACCAGGACTTCCGCTTCGGTGCGGGCGATCTGCGCCAGGCGTTCTGGCTCGTCGACCTGTTGGAGACGGCCGGTTACGAGGGCCCCCGCCACTTCGACTTCAAGCCGGTGCGCACCGACGGCTTCGACGGCGTGTGGGAGTCCGCGAAGAACTGCATGCGCAACTACCTGATCCTCAAGGAGCGCGCCGCGGCCTTCCGCGCCGACTCCGAGGTCCAGGAGGCGCTCGTGGCGTCGCGGCTCGACGAGCTCGCGCGGCCGACCGCCGCCGACGGCCTCAAGGCGCTGCTCGCCGACGCCTCCGCCTACGAGGAGTTCGACGTGGACGGCGCTGCCGAGCGCTCCATGGCGTTCGAGCGCCTCGACCAGCTGGCGATGGAGCACCTGCTCGGCGTCCGCTGA
- a CDS encoding ROK family transcriptional regulator codes for MSQSAADAARSAGAAPVDQVAVRRVNLVRVLGEVRSAGPLSRATVARHTGLTRATVSSLVAELIERRLLRETDYQQDGTVGRPGRRLEIDGRGVAALGLEVNSRYLAAWSMDLAGRTLQERRLVHDATRQDAGHTIRALAALAAELIDSARGTGAHTAGIGVAVPGPVDIATGLVRSAPNLHWHNVPVGALLRDLLGLPDDVSVVVDNEANLAALAERGHGQSRAADLVYVTGEAGIGAGIVAGGALLRGSGGFSGELGHIQVDPAGERCACGRIGCLETKVGLPAAMRTAAPDLANGAAAGAAAYDPQEQATELLRRATAGDPQALTGLDAIGRWLGIGLAIPVNLLNPDVIVLGGYFAAVAPYLMPAAMRELRERAVAGDAAVCRVTGSALGFTAAVRGAADVIVEEIFADPGRVAAAA; via the coding sequence GTGTCACAGAGCGCCGCCGACGCGGCCCGCTCAGCCGGGGCGGCCCCTGTCGACCAGGTGGCGGTGCGCCGCGTCAACCTCGTCCGGGTGCTGGGCGAGGTCCGTTCGGCAGGCCCGCTGTCGAGGGCGACGGTCGCCCGGCACACCGGGCTGACCCGTGCCACGGTCTCCAGCCTCGTCGCGGAGCTGATCGAGCGGAGGCTGCTGCGCGAGACCGACTACCAGCAGGACGGCACGGTCGGACGCCCCGGACGGCGGCTGGAGATCGACGGCAGGGGAGTGGCCGCGCTCGGCCTGGAGGTCAACTCCCGCTATCTGGCCGCCTGGTCGATGGACCTCGCCGGCCGCACACTGCAGGAACGGCGCCTCGTGCACGACGCGACGCGCCAGGACGCGGGGCACACGATCCGGGCGCTCGCCGCGCTCGCCGCCGAGCTGATCGACAGCGCCCGCGGGACCGGGGCGCACACGGCGGGCATCGGCGTCGCCGTCCCGGGCCCGGTGGACATCGCCACCGGTCTCGTGCGCTCCGCGCCGAACCTGCACTGGCACAACGTCCCCGTCGGCGCCCTGCTGCGCGATCTGCTCGGGCTGCCGGACGACGTGAGCGTCGTCGTCGACAACGAGGCCAACCTGGCCGCGCTCGCCGAACGCGGCCACGGGCAGTCCAGGGCCGCCGACCTGGTGTACGTGACCGGGGAGGCGGGCATCGGCGCCGGCATCGTCGCGGGCGGGGCGCTGCTGCGCGGCTCGGGCGGCTTCAGCGGGGAGCTCGGGCACATCCAGGTCGACCCCGCGGGCGAGCGCTGCGCCTGCGGGCGCATCGGCTGCCTGGAGACCAAGGTCGGACTGCCCGCCGCGATGCGGACCGCCGCGCCGGACCTGGCGAACGGCGCCGCCGCGGGTGCCGCCGCGTACGACCCCCAGGAGCAGGCCACAGAGCTGCTGCGCCGCGCCACGGCGGGCGACCCGCAGGCCCTGACCGGCCTGGACGCGATCGGCCGCTGGCTGGGCATCGGCCTGGCGATCCCGGTGAACCTGCTGAACCCGGACGTGATCGTGCTCGGCGGCTACTTCGCGGCCGTCGCCCCGTACCTGATGCCCGCCGCCATGCGCGAACTGCGCGAGCGGGCCGTCGCGGGGGACGCGGCGGTGTGCCGGGTGACCGGCTCGGCCCTGGGCTTCACGGCGGCGGTGCGCGGCGCGGCGGACGTCATCGTGGAGGAGATCTTCGCCGATCCCGGCCGGGTGGCCGCCGCGGCATAG
- a CDS encoding carbohydrate ABC transporter permease: protein MKSRPNYLAGFGSLVWLFLVGLPLYVMLIATFQSRADYAANGPLAFPENFTLDNYINDLNEGFGQYFLNTVIVTVAVVGIVLLLVPPLAYAIVRSQGRTTTVVFRLFLLGLAIPSQAVIVPMFYVISKAGLYDNLIGVILPTAAFAMPVCALILTGVMRDITPELYEAMTMDGASPWRTFFQLVLPLSRSGLSTIVVFSALQAWNGFLFPLVLTQSAETKVITMGLYDFQTEHGVDIPGLLAAVVLSMLPILLVYLFARRALVQGLMGVGGK from the coding sequence ATGAAGAGCCGTCCCAACTACCTGGCGGGGTTCGGCTCGCTCGTCTGGCTCTTCCTGGTCGGCCTGCCGCTGTACGTCATGCTGATCGCGACGTTCCAGAGCCGCGCGGACTACGCGGCCAACGGCCCGCTCGCCTTCCCGGAGAACTTCACGCTCGACAACTACATCAACGACCTCAACGAGGGCTTCGGGCAGTACTTCCTCAACACGGTGATCGTCACCGTGGCGGTGGTCGGCATCGTCCTGCTGCTTGTGCCGCCGCTGGCCTACGCGATCGTCCGCAGCCAGGGCCGCACCACCACCGTCGTCTTCCGGCTCTTCCTGCTCGGCCTCGCGATCCCCTCGCAAGCCGTGATCGTCCCGATGTTCTACGTCATCAGCAAGGCCGGTCTCTACGACAACCTCATCGGCGTCATCCTGCCGACGGCGGCCTTCGCGATGCCGGTGTGCGCGCTCATCCTCACCGGTGTGATGCGGGACATCACCCCCGAGCTGTACGAGGCGATGACCATGGACGGCGCCTCGCCCTGGCGGACCTTCTTCCAGCTCGTCCTCCCGCTCTCCAGGAGCGGCCTGTCGACGATCGTGGTCTTCTCGGCGCTCCAGGCGTGGAACGGCTTCCTCTTCCCGCTCGTGCTCACCCAGTCGGCGGAGACCAAGGTGATCACCATGGGGCTCTACGACTTCCAGACCGAACACGGAGTCGACATCCCGGGCCTCCTCGCCGCCGTGGTCCTGTCCATGCTCCCCATCCTGCTCGTCTACCTGTTCGCCCGTCGTGCCCTGGTCCAGGGGCTGATGGGCGTCGGAGGAAAGTGA
- a CDS encoding LacI family DNA-binding transcriptional regulator: MLLAMRDDEELGRITLAQVAKKAGVSISTVSKVLNGRQDVAPPTRIKVERLLETHAYRRTARSSREAPLIEIVFHELDSMWALELIRGVENVAKANQASVVLTESGTRHSPSPDWIEGVLQRRPIGVVLVFSALPQSVKQQLRARSIPFVIIDPAGDPEPDVPSVGSANWTGGLAATRHLIELGHRRIGIITGPEDMLCSLARLDGYRSAMNMAGLETGPELVRFGDFHVEGGFDRATEMLALPRSQRPTAIFAGSDLQALGVLEAARVSGLRVPHDLSVVGYDDVQVARWSSPALTTVHQPLRQMAEEAAQMLLRLRTEEPSATRLELATSLVVRNSTAPPPREAGAEAAPEAAPQTVPAARTER; this comes from the coding sequence ATGCTCCTCGCCATGCGCGATGACGAGGAGTTGGGCCGAATCACCCTGGCCCAGGTGGCCAAGAAGGCCGGCGTCTCCATTTCGACAGTTTCGAAGGTCCTCAACGGCCGGCAGGACGTGGCACCGCCGACGAGGATCAAAGTGGAGCGCCTCCTGGAGACCCATGCCTACCGGCGGACGGCGCGGTCGTCCCGGGAGGCCCCGCTCATCGAGATCGTCTTCCACGAACTCGACAGCATGTGGGCACTGGAGCTGATCCGCGGTGTGGAGAACGTCGCCAAGGCCAACCAGGCCAGCGTGGTGCTCACCGAGAGCGGCACCCGCCACTCGCCCAGCCCCGACTGGATCGAGGGCGTGCTCCAGCGCCGCCCGATCGGCGTCGTCCTGGTCTTCTCCGCGCTGCCCCAGTCGGTCAAGCAGCAACTCCGGGCGCGGTCCATCCCCTTCGTCATCATCGATCCGGCGGGCGACCCCGAGCCGGACGTGCCCTCCGTGGGCTCGGCCAACTGGACGGGCGGACTTGCGGCCACCCGCCATCTGATCGAGCTCGGCCACCGGCGCATCGGCATCATCACCGGCCCCGAGGACATGCTCTGCTCCCTGGCCCGCCTCGACGGCTACCGCTCGGCGATGAACATGGCCGGCCTGGAGACCGGCCCCGAGCTCGTCCGGTTCGGCGACTTCCATGTGGAGGGCGGGTTCGACCGGGCGACGGAGATGCTGGCGCTGCCGCGTTCGCAGCGGCCCACCGCGATCTTCGCGGGCAGCGACCTCCAGGCGCTCGGCGTCCTGGAGGCGGCGCGGGTGAGCGGGCTGCGCGTCCCGCACGACCTCTCCGTGGTCGGTTACGACGACGTCCAGGTCGCCCGCTGGTCCAGCCCGGCGCTGACCACGGTGCACCAGCCGCTGCGGCAGATGGCGGAGGAAGCGGCGCAGATGCTGCTGCGCCTTCGTACGGAGGAGCCGTCGGCGACGAGGCTGGAACTGGCGACGAGCCTCGTCGTGCGCAACAGCACGGCCCCGCCGCCGCGGGAGGCCGGGGCAGAGGCGGCCCCGGAGGCCGCGCCGCAGACCGTCCCGGCGGCCCGCACGGAGCGCTGA
- a CDS encoding carbohydrate ABC transporter permease encodes MTTATAPAVDSEKSERTGRAPGRSGIGVGRPGFAWAAPAALFFGLFAIVPLGMLVVLSFASWNGLGEPEFAGFDNWKKLLDDPVMLESLWLSVLLTVLGVAVQTPISILLGVWAAGRQRNRAVLTAIYFVPLLLSITAVSVLWRAVLDPNFGVPAQVQWLFGDGNLLGKQASAIGVLVFVATWQFTPLHTLIYQGAARAIPQVLYQAAEIDGAGRVRKFFHITLPQLRNSVITSVILMVVGGLTTFDTVLILTQGGPGTDTTISAYYMYQKAFKSFDFGTGSAIALLLVLVATIISLITVKLSGYDKMRSTQEGV; translated from the coding sequence ATGACCACTGCCACTGCACCCGCCGTGGACAGCGAGAAGTCCGAACGGACCGGCCGGGCCCCCGGCCGGTCCGGCATCGGAGTGGGCCGCCCGGGCTTCGCCTGGGCGGCTCCGGCCGCGCTCTTCTTCGGACTCTTCGCCATCGTCCCGCTCGGCATGCTCGTCGTGCTGTCCTTCGCCAGCTGGAACGGCCTCGGCGAGCCCGAGTTCGCCGGTTTCGACAACTGGAAGAAGCTCCTCGACGACCCCGTCATGCTGGAAAGCCTCTGGCTGAGCGTGCTGCTCACCGTGCTCGGCGTCGCCGTCCAGACCCCGATCAGCATCCTGCTGGGCGTCTGGGCCGCGGGCCGCCAGCGGAACCGGGCGGTGCTGACCGCCATCTACTTCGTCCCGCTGCTGCTCTCCATCACGGCCGTCTCCGTGCTGTGGCGTGCGGTGCTCGACCCCAACTTCGGTGTGCCCGCGCAGGTCCAGTGGCTGTTCGGGGACGGCAATCTGCTCGGCAAGCAGGCATCCGCGATCGGTGTGCTCGTCTTCGTGGCCACCTGGCAGTTCACGCCCCTGCACACCCTCATCTACCAAGGCGCGGCCCGCGCGATCCCGCAGGTCCTCTACCAGGCCGCCGAGATCGACGGGGCCGGCAGGGTCAGGAAGTTCTTCCACATCACGCTGCCGCAGCTGCGCAACAGCGTCATCACCTCGGTGATCCTCATGGTCGTCGGCGGTCTCACCACCTTCGACACCGTGCTGATCCTCACCCAGGGCGGCCCGGGCACCGACACCACGATCAGTGCCTACTACATGTACCAGAAGGCCTTCAAGAGCTTCGACTTCGGCACGGGATCCGCCATCGCGCTGCTCCTCGTCCTGGTCGCCACGATCATCTCGCTGATCACGGTCAAGCTGTCGGGCTACGACAAGATGCGCAGCACCCAGGAGGGCGTGTGA
- a CDS encoding glycoside hydrolase family 3 N-terminal domain-containing protein produces the protein MTLQEKIAQLFGVWVGASNEGAEVAPHQHDMEEAPDLDELLPYGLGQLTRPFGTAPVDPAIGALSLARTQRRIAEANRFGIPALAHEECLAGFAAWGATAYPVPLSWGATFNPALIREMAAAIGRDMRAVGVHQGLAPVLDVVRDARWGRVEETVGEDPYLVGTVTTAYVQGLESAGIVATLKHFAGYSASRAGRNLAPVGMGARERADIILPPFEMAVRESGVRSVMHAYTDTDGIPSAADERLLTGLLRDTWGFTGTVVADYFGIAFLKTLHGVAGTFGEAAGAALAAGVDVELPTVNTFGEPLLEAVAAGRVPEALIDRAVRRVLVQKAQLGLLDPDWSPLPEALSEAAAGTGAGPGAGSEALRGTIGLDTDANRALARRVAEQAIVLLHNDGTLPLAPAAGSEERTAPARIALIGPNAEVPTAVLGCYAFPVHVGVQHPEVPVGIELPTLREALAAEFPGSEIVVAPGASVDGTDTDGFAAAAELARDADIVIAALGDRAGLFGRGTSGEGCDAESLALPGVQQQLLDLLLDSGTPVVVTMLAGRPYVLGRAATESAAVVQSFFPGEEGTRAIASVLSGRTAPEGRLPVSVPRHPGAQPSTYLAARLGHSSEVSNIDPTPAFGFGHGLTYTTFEWTDLAVDVEEAATDAEFRLSCTVRNTGGREGTELVQLYLHDPVASVVQPVQRLIGYARLELAPGASVRLHASVPADLASFTGRDGRRIVEPGELELRLSASSTEPRLTARVMLTGAVREVDHRRRLHAQFTTEQPVTS, from the coding sequence ATGACCCTCCAGGAGAAGATCGCCCAGCTCTTCGGCGTCTGGGTGGGCGCGTCGAACGAGGGCGCCGAAGTCGCCCCGCACCAGCACGACATGGAGGAGGCGCCGGACCTCGACGAGCTGCTGCCGTACGGCCTCGGTCAGCTGACCCGGCCCTTCGGCACGGCCCCGGTCGACCCGGCGATCGGCGCGCTCTCGCTGGCGCGCACCCAGCGCCGTATCGCCGAAGCGAACCGTTTCGGCATCCCGGCACTCGCCCATGAGGAGTGCCTCGCCGGCTTCGCCGCCTGGGGCGCCACCGCCTACCCCGTGCCGCTGTCGTGGGGCGCCACCTTCAACCCCGCGCTGATCCGCGAGATGGCCGCCGCCATCGGCCGCGACATGCGCGCGGTCGGCGTCCACCAGGGCCTCGCCCCCGTGCTCGACGTCGTACGGGACGCACGCTGGGGCCGGGTCGAGGAGACCGTCGGCGAGGACCCGTACCTCGTCGGCACCGTCACCACCGCCTACGTCCAGGGCCTGGAGTCCGCCGGCATCGTCGCCACCCTCAAGCACTTCGCCGGGTACTCCGCGTCCCGCGCCGGACGCAATCTCGCGCCGGTCGGCATGGGCGCCCGCGAGCGCGCCGACATCATCCTGCCGCCGTTCGAGATGGCCGTGCGGGAGAGCGGCGTGCGCTCCGTCATGCACGCCTACACCGACACCGACGGCATCCCCTCCGCCGCCGACGAGCGGCTCCTGACCGGACTGCTGAGGGACACCTGGGGCTTCACCGGAACGGTCGTGGCCGACTACTTCGGCATCGCCTTCCTCAAGACCCTGCACGGAGTGGCCGGCACCTTCGGCGAGGCGGCCGGCGCCGCGCTCGCCGCGGGCGTGGACGTGGAGCTCCCGACGGTCAACACCTTCGGCGAGCCGCTCCTCGAAGCGGTCGCGGCGGGCCGTGTGCCCGAGGCGCTGATCGACCGTGCGGTACGGCGCGTACTGGTCCAGAAGGCCCAGCTCGGCCTCCTCGACCCGGACTGGAGCCCGCTCCCCGAGGCGCTGTCCGAAGCCGCTGCCGGAACCGGGGCCGGCCCCGGCGCCGGATCGGAGGCGCTGCGGGGCACGATCGGCCTCGACACGGACGCCAACCGGGCCCTCGCCCGCCGCGTCGCCGAACAGGCGATCGTCCTGCTCCACAACGACGGCACCCTTCCGCTGGCCCCGGCCGCCGGCTCCGAGGAGCGCACCGCACCGGCGCGGATCGCGCTGATCGGCCCCAACGCCGAGGTCCCGACCGCGGTCCTCGGCTGCTACGCCTTCCCCGTCCACGTCGGCGTCCAGCACCCCGAGGTCCCCGTCGGCATCGAACTGCCCACCCTGCGCGAGGCGCTGGCTGCGGAGTTCCCCGGCAGCGAGATCGTTGTGGCCCCGGGAGCGAGCGTCGACGGCACCGACACCGACGGCTTCGCGGCCGCGGCCGAGCTCGCCAGGGACGCCGACATCGTTATCGCCGCGCTCGGCGACCGCGCCGGACTCTTCGGACGCGGCACCAGCGGCGAGGGCTGCGACGCCGAGTCGCTGGCCCTGCCCGGCGTCCAGCAGCAACTGCTCGACCTGCTCCTCGACTCGGGCACCCCGGTCGTGGTGACGATGCTGGCCGGACGGCCCTACGTGCTCGGCCGGGCGGCGACGGAATCCGCCGCCGTCGTCCAGTCCTTCTTCCCCGGCGAGGAGGGCACCCGGGCCATCGCCTCGGTGCTGAGCGGCCGGACCGCCCCGGAGGGACGGCTCCCGGTCAGCGTGCCCCGCCACCCCGGGGCCCAGCCGTCCACGTATCTGGCGGCGCGGCTCGGCCACTCCAGCGAGGTCTCCAACATCGACCCGACCCCGGCCTTCGGCTTCGGGCACGGGCTTACGTACACCACGTTCGAGTGGACCGACCTGGCCGTGGACGTCGAAGAGGCGGCCACGGACGCCGAGTTCAGGCTCTCCTGCACGGTCCGCAACACCGGCGGCCGCGAGGGCACCGAGCTGGTCCAGCTCTATCTGCACGACCCCGTCGCCTCGGTGGTGCAGCCCGTGCAGCGGCTCATCGGCTACGCCAGGCTGGAGCTGGCGCCCGGCGCCTCCGTACGGCTCCACGCGTCCGTCCCCGCCGACCTGGCCTCCTTCACCGGCCGCGACGGGCGGCGCATCGTGGAGCCGGGTGAGCTGGAGCTGCGGCTCAGCGCCTCCAGCACCGAGCCGCGCCTGACGGCGCGGGTCATGCTCACCGGTGCCGTACGGGAGGTGGACCACCGGCGGCGTCTGCACGCGCAGTTCACGACGGAGCAGCCTGTGACGTCGTGA
- a CDS encoding ABC transporter substrate-binding protein, which translates to MKRRVRFPRTAVIGGVTLAMALSLAACGGDSDDSAGGSNEIHVLVYGDATNKVEKQLVDTFNKTSEVKVVLDTIPGADYQAKLQTIINSKQAPDVFFNWGGGSIKPFVDAGLLMPLDDFIAKDAGLKDKFLPSVFNTAVVDGKPYGVPMRGTQPVLMFHNKKVLADAGITPPKTWDELLAAVKTLKGKGVTPIALGGGDKWPTQMWYQYVYDRVAGPELFQKAMTGDKSAWESAESKKALSMIKELVDAGAFGTNFDSVKFTDGGSPALLATGKAAFELMGSWEYSTLQDAHPDFAKNDLGYGTFPTVTGGKGDPGNLAGNTNNYYSVLKTTKHPEAVADFLKLMYSDDFVKSQLSIGNLPTTTNTPDFLDTSASPEYSKYQYDLVAKAPAFQLSWDQAYPPAATTTIHSAVQQFFNGQIDADGFIKQMQSLPAA; encoded by the coding sequence ATGAAGCGACGCGTACGGTTCCCGCGGACCGCCGTCATCGGCGGTGTGACGCTGGCAATGGCGCTTTCACTGGCCGCGTGCGGCGGGGACTCCGACGACTCGGCAGGCGGGTCCAACGAGATTCACGTCCTGGTCTACGGTGACGCGACCAACAAGGTCGAGAAGCAGCTGGTCGACACCTTCAACAAGACCTCCGAGGTCAAGGTGGTCCTGGACACCATTCCGGGCGCGGACTACCAGGCCAAGCTGCAGACGATCATCAACAGCAAGCAGGCCCCCGACGTCTTCTTCAACTGGGGCGGCGGCAGCATCAAGCCGTTCGTCGACGCCGGCCTGCTGATGCCGCTGGACGACTTCATCGCCAAGGACGCGGGTCTGAAGGACAAGTTCCTTCCCTCGGTGTTCAACACCGCCGTCGTCGACGGAAAGCCGTACGGCGTCCCCATGCGCGGCACCCAGCCCGTCCTGATGTTCCACAACAAGAAGGTCCTCGCGGACGCCGGCATCACCCCGCCGAAGACCTGGGACGAGCTGCTCGCGGCGGTCAAGACCCTCAAGGGCAAGGGCGTCACCCCGATCGCGCTCGGCGGCGGCGACAAGTGGCCGACGCAGATGTGGTACCAGTACGTCTACGACCGCGTCGCCGGGCCCGAGCTGTTCCAGAAGGCCATGACGGGTGACAAGAGCGCCTGGGAGAGCGCCGAGAGCAAGAAGGCCCTCTCCATGATCAAGGAGCTGGTCGACGCGGGCGCCTTCGGCACCAACTTCGACTCGGTGAAGTTCACCGACGGCGGTTCGCCCGCCCTGCTGGCCACCGGCAAGGCCGCCTTCGAGCTGATGGGCTCCTGGGAGTACTCGACCCTCCAGGACGCCCACCCGGACTTCGCCAAGAACGACCTCGGCTACGGCACCTTCCCGACCGTCACCGGCGGCAAGGGCGACCCGGGCAACCTCGCCGGCAACACCAACAACTACTACTCGGTGCTGAAGACGACCAAGCACCCCGAGGCCGTCGCCGACTTCCTCAAGCTCATGTACTCGGACGACTTCGTGAAGTCGCAGCTGTCCATCGGCAACCTGCCCACCACGACGAACACCCCGGACTTCCTCGACACCTCGGCGAGCCCGGAGTACTCGAAGTACCAGTACGACCTGGTGGCGAAGGCCCCGGCGTTCCAGCTCTCCTGGGACCAGGCGTACCCGCCCGCCGCGACCACCACGATCCACTCGGCCGTCCAGCAGTTCTTCAACGGCCAGATCGACGCGGACGGATTCATCAAGCAGATGCAGTCCCTGCCGGCCGCCTGA
- a CDS encoding glycerophosphodiester phosphodiesterase family protein, translated as MISYAKSASVRACTALAVIGSLAVLSPAPPARAGTSPAPGDVVVSEDFGSGSLPAGWRAVDGDWQVKDGRLVGTAASGTRKLTFGPHLTDYRFEATARFESVAEATRWFALGLDVPASGATPWWIATLRSGSTAANGVEFAQLTTAGTWNVTDTASAPYAAATGRDVKVRIEVHGHQAAWFLDGRQLMRTNRLQRSADGGLALVVNGSQVSFDEVKVTALGPNGYLRPEGAPAAVIAHRGASSSAPENTMFAQEVGRRSGADFIEDDVQLSKDGVPYLMHDTTVDRTTDGTGDIRTLTAAQLDGLDAGSWFSPHFAGARVPTLRAQLADLRQRGGNLLLEVKRADTRDEVASMIDVVRAENMTGRVFVQSFEPQHLRWVHELAPELPLGLLRSTLDADPVAVAADLHLTSYNPSGAALGTRPGVVADLHEAGVAVMVWTVDSAAQWRTYDEYGVDGIITNRPAELAGWNQARSQAAPAPEPAPEPRAAVTSPANGAVLDRAQRPVLAVATEHADPAKMALTLDGEPYEPGSTLDLTALKAGEHTLRLTATGPGGTTVATSTFTVRASRAGLGHLILASAGRQQTVGDLLDCLARGRYDRLEKLAEKAGERGELPTATAELIAAEARELRAPAA; from the coding sequence ATGATCTCCTACGCCAAGTCCGCCTCCGTACGCGCCTGTACGGCCCTCGCCGTCATCGGCTCGCTGGCCGTGCTCAGCCCCGCCCCGCCGGCCCGGGCGGGCACCAGCCCCGCGCCCGGGGACGTCGTCGTGTCCGAGGACTTCGGGTCCGGCTCGCTCCCCGCCGGCTGGCGTGCCGTCGACGGCGACTGGCAGGTCAAGGACGGCCGACTGGTCGGCACCGCGGCCTCGGGCACCAGGAAGCTCACCTTCGGACCTCATCTGACGGACTACCGGTTCGAGGCCACCGCCCGCTTCGAGTCCGTCGCCGAGGCGACGCGCTGGTTCGCACTCGGGCTCGACGTCCCGGCCTCCGGGGCGACCCCGTGGTGGATCGCGACCCTCCGCAGTGGCAGCACCGCCGCCAACGGCGTCGAGTTCGCCCAGCTCACCACGGCCGGCACCTGGAACGTCACGGACACCGCCTCGGCCCCTTACGCCGCCGCCACCGGCCGGGACGTGAAGGTCCGCATCGAGGTCCACGGCCACCAGGCGGCCTGGTTCCTCGACGGCAGGCAGCTGATGCGCACGAACCGCCTCCAGCGCTCGGCCGACGGCGGTCTGGCCCTGGTGGTCAACGGCTCGCAGGTCTCCTTCGACGAGGTGAAGGTCACCGCGCTCGGCCCCAACGGCTACCTCCGCCCCGAGGGTGCGCCGGCCGCGGTCATCGCCCACCGCGGCGCCTCCTCGTCCGCGCCGGAGAACACGATGTTCGCGCAGGAGGTCGGCCGCCGCTCCGGCGCCGACTTCATCGAGGACGACGTCCAGCTGAGCAAGGACGGCGTGCCGTACCTGATGCACGACACCACCGTGGACCGCACGACCGACGGCACCGGGGACATCAGGACCCTCACCGCCGCGCAGCTCGACGGTCTCGACGCGGGCTCCTGGTTCTCGCCGCACTTCGCCGGTGCCCGCGTTCCCACGCTCCGGGCGCAACTGGCCGATCTGCGCCAGCGCGGCGGGAACCTCCTCCTGGAGGTCAAGCGCGCCGACACCAGGGACGAGGTCGCCTCGATGATCGACGTCGTACGGGCCGAGAACATGACCGGCCGTGTCTTCGTGCAGAGCTTCGAGCCCCAGCATCTGCGCTGGGTCCACGAGCTGGCCCCCGAACTCCCCCTCGGCCTGCTGCGCAGCACGCTGGACGCCGACCCCGTGGCCGTCGCCGCCGACCTGCACCTGACGTCGTACAACCCGAGCGGCGCCGCACTCGGCACCAGGCCGGGTGTGGTGGCCGACCTGCACGAGGCGGGTGTGGCGGTCATGGTGTGGACCGTCGACTCGGCGGCGCAGTGGCGCACCTACGACGAGTACGGCGTCGACGGGATCATCACCAACCGCCCGGCGGAGCTGGCCGGCTGGAACCAGGCACGGAGCCAGGCCGCTCCGGCCCCCGAGCCGGCCCCCGAGCCGCGGGCCGCGGTCACGTCGCCGGCGAACGGCGCCGTCCTCGACCGCGCCCAGCGCCCCGTGCTCGCCGTCGCCACCGAGCACGCCGATCCCGCGAAGATGGCGCTCACGCTGGACGGCGAGCCGTACGAGCCGGGATCCACGCTCGACCTGACGGCGCTGAAGGCCGGCGAGCACACGCTGCGGCTGACCGCGACGGGACCGGGTGGCACGACGGTCGCCACCAGCACCTTCACCGTACGGGCCTCCCGGGCCGGCCTCGGCCATCTCATCCTCGCCTCGGCCGGCCGGCAGCAGACGGTCGGCGACCTGCTCGACTGCCTCGCGCGCGGGCGGTACGACCGTCTGGAGAAGCTGGCGGAGAAGGCGGGCGAGCGCGGGGAACTGCCCACGGCGACGGCCGAGTTGATCGCTGCCGAGGCGAGGGAGCTGAGGGCGCCTGCCGCATAG